The Pedosphaera parvula Ellin514 genome includes a region encoding these proteins:
- a CDS encoding DUF3604 domain-containing protein — MMKRGFLFCFFLLIALSLRAQKLQEPFFLYDPADQKIPATMLENELFYDAGVASTPDGLWLAWLELQPGKGDVLWVGCRKPDGSWSQKIRLNTEPGDFANPTPVIDAKGELWVSYEAARDGDWDVFVQQLKKDGSFAAPIRVSPGAGADINHRVVADAKEGLWFVWQGDHDGQFDIFARHVTSHDQQEPIRISDSPLGDWAPALTITKSGDVHIVWDSYDGESYNVLARTLHGNEIGRIVTVADGPAFQAHAQIAAEPSGRLWALWEEDGENWGKAYRARTPGEKDSTLITDQLGPLHRFRRLRLAELDSKSLAVIRTIEIPMPSLEAAAKRPEARAGFRYTGAFYEGGQLTIDPKGRLWITYRHFYTPWIGIVPEHHKQDSSLLYARCLTGDNWSKLYSFEVGQGDSLQRFSAVPGQDGIATVWTTGRTDRRKSEKPHGVAIANIHLEAGTSAIPVSSVKIEQASSPHSKPAKHIRPSTELAGKGYELFTGDLHRHTDISLCFAPSDGSIDDAYRYAIDAAPLDFLGITDHTHDLAMGNPLSLIWWRSRKEVNRHQLIDRFVPFYSYERSRVDTDHNVISLRDDMLRPHTYPLTQFWTELDTNTFTIAHQPFNRILWNYKDDVHRPLMEIYQGFRNDAKEKDAKEGLLRGHKFGIIASSDHLSTDASFACVWAEKPTRESIFRAMQARRTFGATAHIKLKVFAGEHWMGESFSTNSMSPIKVEVKGTAPISSVDLLVDGDLKKSLPGNAAEGTFSFEPDGTLTGSHIFYVRLQQADGNRAWASPFWVEIKP, encoded by the coding sequence ATGATGAAACGCGGATTTCTCTTCTGCTTCTTCCTGCTCATTGCCCTGAGCCTTCGTGCTCAAAAATTGCAGGAACCATTTTTTCTTTACGATCCCGCGGATCAAAAGATTCCAGCCACCATGCTGGAGAATGAATTATTTTACGATGCCGGGGTTGCCTCAACTCCTGATGGGTTGTGGTTGGCATGGCTGGAACTTCAACCGGGAAAGGGCGATGTCCTTTGGGTTGGTTGCCGCAAACCTGATGGCAGCTGGTCACAAAAAATCCGCCTCAACACCGAACCTGGTGATTTTGCCAATCCCACTCCAGTCATCGATGCCAAAGGCGAACTTTGGGTTTCGTACGAAGCTGCCAGGGATGGAGATTGGGATGTTTTCGTTCAACAACTCAAGAAGGATGGATCGTTCGCCGCTCCCATCCGCGTCAGTCCCGGTGCAGGCGCCGACATCAACCATCGCGTTGTCGCTGATGCGAAGGAAGGTTTGTGGTTTGTCTGGCAGGGTGATCATGATGGTCAATTCGATATTTTCGCACGGCATGTGACTTCCCATGATCAACAAGAGCCGATACGCATCAGCGACTCACCTCTAGGCGATTGGGCCCCTGCCCTCACGATCACCAAGTCCGGCGATGTCCACATCGTTTGGGATAGTTACGATGGCGAGAGTTACAACGTGCTGGCACGCACTCTGCATGGCAATGAAATTGGCAGGATTGTCACTGTAGCCGACGGCCCTGCCTTCCAGGCGCATGCTCAGATTGCGGCCGAACCTTCCGGGCGGCTTTGGGCTTTATGGGAGGAGGATGGAGAAAATTGGGGCAAGGCTTATCGTGCCCGCACGCCAGGCGAAAAAGATTCCACCCTGATTACCGATCAACTCGGCCCACTCCATCGCTTTCGCCGCTTGCGTCTGGCGGAACTGGATTCCAAATCGCTGGCGGTTATTCGGACTATTGAAATTCCCATGCCCTCCCTGGAAGCCGCCGCCAAACGACCTGAAGCGCGTGCAGGATTCAGATACACCGGGGCTTTCTATGAAGGAGGTCAACTGACAATCGATCCCAAGGGCCGTCTCTGGATTACCTATCGCCACTTTTACACTCCCTGGATCGGCATCGTTCCAGAGCATCACAAACAGGATAGCTCGCTGCTCTACGCAAGGTGTCTCACAGGTGACAACTGGTCAAAACTCTATTCGTTCGAGGTGGGGCAAGGTGACAGCTTACAACGTTTTTCGGCAGTTCCCGGTCAGGATGGCATCGCAACTGTGTGGACGACCGGGCGCACCGATCGTCGGAAATCAGAGAAACCCCACGGTGTTGCGATTGCGAACATTCATTTGGAAGCAGGCACCTCAGCGATTCCAGTGTCCTCTGTCAAAATCGAACAGGCTTCATCACCACATTCCAAACCAGCCAAACATATCCGTCCCTCGACTGAACTCGCTGGCAAGGGCTACGAACTCTTCACTGGCGACCTTCACCGTCACACGGACATTTCGCTCTGCTTTGCCCCGAGCGATGGCTCGATTGACGACGCTTATCGCTATGCCATTGATGCGGCACCACTCGACTTTCTCGGCATCACCGATCACACGCATGACCTGGCCATGGGAAACCCGCTTAGCTTGATCTGGTGGCGCAGTCGGAAGGAAGTGAATCGGCACCAACTCATCGATCGTTTCGTCCCTTTTTATTCTTATGAACGCAGCCGGGTGGACACGGATCATAACGTCATTTCGCTGCGTGACGATATGCTGCGTCCACACACCTATCCGCTCACTCAGTTCTGGACCGAGTTGGATACAAATACCTTCACGATTGCACACCAGCCTTTTAACCGCATTTTGTGGAACTACAAAGACGATGTGCATCGGCCCCTAATGGAAATTTATCAGGGTTTTCGCAATGATGCCAAAGAGAAGGATGCGAAGGAAGGTCTCTTACGCGGCCATAAGTTCGGCATTATTGCCAGCAGCGATCATCTTTCCACTGATGCCAGCTTCGCCTGTGTTTGGGCCGAGAAACCAACGCGCGAGAGCATTTTTCGGGCGATGCAGGCAAGGCGCACGTTTGGAGCCACGGCGCATATCAAACTGAAGGTTTTTGCTGGTGAACATTGGATGGGAGAAAGTTTCAGCACCAACTCAATGTCACCGATCAAAGTCGAAGTGAAAGGAACAGCCCCAATTTCCAGTGTGGATTTACTGGTGGATGGAGACCTTAAGAAAAGTCTTCCAGGGAATGCGGCAGAAGGAACATTTTCCTTCGAACCAGATGGGACCCTCACCGGATCCCATATTTTTTATGTGCGGTTGCAACAAGCTGACGGCAACCGCGCCTGGGCTTCTCCCTTTTGGGTCGAGATCAAGCCCTGA
- a CDS encoding anthranilate synthase component II, with amino-acid sequence MVLVIDNYDSFTYNLVQYLGEMKVDLQVHRNDQITLDQIKDLNPERIMISPGPCSPRESGLSNEIIRTFGPKLPLFGVCLGHQCIGHTFGAEVVVNYRMMHGKTSPISHDGKYLFQDMPNPFAATRYHSLVIKRDTIPDCLEITAETDEGEIMGVRHKEYPIWGVQFHPESILTDQGRTILKNFLKLK; translated from the coding sequence ATGGTTCTCGTTATCGACAATTACGATTCGTTTACTTACAACCTGGTGCAATATCTGGGCGAAATGAAGGTGGACCTGCAGGTCCATCGCAATGACCAGATCACGCTTGACCAGATCAAGGACCTGAACCCTGAACGCATCATGATTTCGCCCGGTCCCTGCTCGCCGCGCGAATCGGGTTTGTCCAACGAAATCATCCGCACCTTCGGCCCCAAGCTACCGCTCTTTGGTGTCTGTCTCGGCCATCAATGCATCGGCCATACCTTCGGCGCTGAAGTCGTTGTGAATTATCGCATGATGCACGGCAAAACCTCGCCGATTTCGCATGATGGCAAGTATCTCTTCCAGGACATGCCGAATCCCTTTGCAGCCACCCGCTATCATTCACTCGTGATCAAGCGCGATACCATTCCAGATTGCCTGGAAATTACTGCTGAAACCGACGAAGGCGAAATCATGGGCGTGCGTCATAAGGAATATCCCATCTGGGGCGTGCAGTTTCATCCGGAGAGCATTTTGACGGATCAGGGTCGCACCATCCTGAAGAACTTCTTAAAGCTGAAGTAA